One genomic segment of Anaerolineae bacterium includes these proteins:
- a CDS encoding peptide ABC transporter substrate-binding protein, with product MWAKRFAMLLGRMLVIVWLAACAPVRPVRAPAPQATSAATAPKTISISFFEEPDSLNFMYTQMWFATLAMDLIQRGLWVYDDHQNFVPELAVEVPSRENGGISEDGKVITIRLRQGIRWHDGQPVTSADVRFTYDAIMNPSNIVDTRYPYEEYIETVETPDDYTVVIRFKQPFAGWWTMFPYVLPKHLLGELESLDTAEFNRAPVGFGPFKFKEWVSGDHITLEKNPDYWRGEPKVDTIYIKIVPSSEVQMAAIQAGGQVDIGVFHSYDEVPVLERLGTVDVQAIYYAYNEFYPFNLDPNLGHPAFQDARVRRAVAMSIDREKITQTLLLGLTQPARTFWDGTAYANQNIPLILYNPQAAAALLDEAGWVDHDEDGIRDKDGIKFSFIHRTTAGRKIREDAQLAVQQMLKDQGIEMIIENVPYDLFFESYANGGPIYSGQYHMAGWSDGSFPDPGSAAYYWLCDQIPTEDNPEGGNFQRYCNEELDRLLREQDVTVDPAKRKAIFDRIQQLMYDETIFVPMWNDPDLWSVNRRLHAVRLGGWTPFWNAHEWDVSSN from the coding sequence ATGTGGGCCAAACGCTTCGCCATGCTTTTGGGCAGGATGCTGGTGATCGTCTGGCTAGCTGCCTGTGCTCCTGTGCGGCCTGTTCGTGCTCCAGCTCCTCAGGCGACATCGGCCGCTACAGCCCCTAAGACAATCTCCATCTCTTTCTTCGAGGAGCCGGACAGCCTGAATTTCATGTACACCCAGATGTGGTTTGCCACGCTGGCGATGGACCTCATCCAGCGCGGGCTTTGGGTGTACGATGATCATCAGAACTTCGTTCCTGAGCTGGCAGTCGAGGTCCCCAGCCGTGAGAATGGCGGCATCTCCGAGGACGGCAAGGTCATCACCATCCGGCTGCGACAGGGGATACGCTGGCACGATGGACAGCCAGTCACCTCGGCCGACGTGAGGTTCACTTACGACGCAATCATGAACCCCAGCAACATCGTGGATACGCGCTACCCATATGAGGAGTATATCGAGACCGTAGAGACGCCCGACGACTATACAGTGGTCATCCGCTTCAAGCAGCCTTTTGCGGGGTGGTGGACCATGTTCCCATACGTGCTGCCCAAACATCTTCTAGGTGAGCTTGAGTCGCTGGACACGGCGGAGTTCAATCGGGCTCCGGTAGGTTTCGGCCCTTTCAAGTTTAAGGAGTGGGTCTCGGGCGATCACATCACTCTGGAGAAAAATCCGGACTATTGGCGCGGCGAGCCAAAGGTGGACACCATCTATATCAAAATTGTGCCCAGTTCCGAGGTGCAGATGGCGGCGATCCAGGCCGGAGGCCAAGTCGATATCGGCGTGTTCCACTCGTATGACGAGGTGCCTGTGCTAGAAAGGTTGGGCACAGTGGATGTGCAGGCGATCTACTACGCCTATAATGAGTTCTACCCGTTCAACCTCGATCCGAATCTCGGCCATCCAGCCTTTCAGGACGCACGTGTCCGCCGCGCTGTCGCTATGAGCATAGACCGGGAGAAGATCACCCAGACGCTGCTGCTGGGTTTGACCCAGCCGGCTCGCACGTTTTGGGATGGTACCGCCTACGCTAACCAGAACATCCCCTTGATCCTGTACAATCCCCAAGCGGCAGCAGCGTTGCTAGACGAGGCGGGCTGGGTTGATCATGACGAAGATGGCATTCGGGACAAGGATGGGATTAAGTTCTCGTTCATCCACAGGACGACGGCTGGGCGGAAGATCCGCGAGGACGCCCAGTTGGCTGTGCAGCAAATGCTGAAGGATCAGGGCATCGAGATGATCATCGAGAACGTGCCATATGACCTGTTCTTCGAGAGCTACGCCAACGGCGGGCCGATCTACAGCGGGCAGTATCACATGGCCGGCTGGTCGGATGGCTCGTTCCCCGATCCCGGCTCCGCTGCTTACTATTGGCTCTGCGACCAGATCCCCACCGAGGACAATCCGGAGGGGGGCAACTTCCAGCGATATTGCAATGAGGAGCTCGACCGGCTCCTGCGCGAGCAAGATGTGACAGTGGACCCGGCGAAACGCAAGGCCATCTTCGATCGCATCCAGCAGCTCATGTACGATGAAACGATCTTCGTGCCCATGTGGAATGACCCAGACCTTTGGTCCGTCAACCGGCGGCTGCATGCTGTGCGGCTTGGCGGCTGGACGCCGTTCTGGAACGCACACGAATGGGATGTGAGCTCCAATTAG
- a CDS encoding glycosyltransferase family 39 protein, translating to MNQTAKAHSRSNLWIVLLFFVVGVLLRLVRMDVPINVDEGHWIRRGPQFLAALLSGHPADTYLRHHPGVTNMWLIGASLSFRYLLRSLLPADDLARQSTSLLDYLQRLAGMEIPSPLALYLTARLLFAFVTSGGVVAFYALCRRLFGDLTARLATVLLSLEPFFLAYQRALTTDGLQSNFTWLALLAFFLYLRSCTHPRRWLALSAFTFAIALLSKVAALLFLPGFLFAFLFHFMNATPRPWKPWRIIIADLVLWLALVLGAILVLWPATWANPVGTWHRFAYDLFDVELEGHKQFFLGQPTNAPGPSFYLVVLAYRTSPVLLIGALVGLVVLFAPSWRYRLPNAISFIPLVLALAIVLLAISVQATKIDRYVIPLFPGLALLTAASLVALTTRLFRILVPAAFALQLAILLLHAPYYLTYFNPLFGGISQAVRLLMIGNGELLDQAANWLNVHATPQKASVATWYSRSFAPYYHGPTQVFYRWLDTNYVMLYINQIQRLEPSPKLIRYFEIQRPVYVIHHGGVDYIRIYRGPNVPLSEASQLPNSVRLNFGGSALLLGFEVETPEVTAGYTATLTLYWQAIAPFDAPDYSVYVGLRNQDGQRLAKSDSPPVGGFLPVYQWPWPTRQIVRDVHAIRIPPGTPPGTYTLEVGFFSSQLQKALEIYGPDGPRGTAAALTTLTVRRPEHPPSPETDWQIAHRVDIPVGGIRLVGYEWPQLASEEDRGGRPLLAGEAVPITLLWQASETPPVQRASLYLQLRAGDEVWRRARGHPIGGSYPPSQWTTGELVREVWEALLPADAPSGLYQLEIVADTGSQFPVPVLGLGTIELHARQRSFQLPHPAFSQRADLGGVARLLGYELPAVAQSGQPITVTLYWQALSEPDQNYTRFTHLLADGQIVAQHDGVPGNGAFPTTSWIAGEIMTDTFELILPATLPSGSYHLVIGFYDPLTGQRLTTAEGADTIPLVSPLQVR from the coding sequence ATGAATCAGACCGCCAAGGCACACAGCCGCTCAAATTTGTGGATTGTGCTGCTGTTTTTTGTAGTGGGGGTGTTGCTGCGGCTGGTGAGGATGGATGTCCCTATTAACGTGGATGAGGGGCATTGGATTCGCCGCGGTCCTCAGTTTCTGGCCGCCCTTCTCAGTGGCCATCCAGCCGACACCTACCTTCGTCATCATCCCGGCGTCACGAACATGTGGTTGATCGGTGCTAGCCTCTCTTTTCGCTACTTGCTTCGCTCCCTTCTGCCTGCCGACGATCTAGCCAGGCAGAGCACATCGCTGCTGGACTATCTACAGCGGCTGGCCGGGATGGAGATCCCCTCCCCACTAGCGCTTTACTTGACCGCACGTCTCCTGTTTGCTTTTGTTACGTCTGGCGGCGTGGTAGCCTTTTACGCCCTTTGCCGCCGACTCTTTGGTGATCTTACCGCCCGGCTGGCCACCGTTTTGCTCTCGCTGGAACCCTTCTTTCTCGCCTATCAGCGTGCCCTTACCACCGATGGGCTCCAGAGTAATTTCACTTGGCTGGCTTTGTTGGCCTTTTTTCTATATCTCCGTTCCTGCACCCATCCTCGCCGCTGGCTGGCACTCTCTGCCTTTACCTTTGCCATAGCACTGCTTAGCAAAGTGGCTGCCTTGCTCTTTCTGCCTGGCTTCCTCTTCGCTTTCCTCTTTCATTTCATGAACGCCACCCCTAGGCCTTGGAAGCCTTGGCGGATCATCATCGCTGATCTTGTCCTCTGGCTCGCCTTGGTGTTGGGCGCTATCCTGGTCCTTTGGCCCGCTACTTGGGCCAATCCTGTCGGCACATGGCATCGCTTCGCCTATGATCTCTTCGATGTGGAGTTGGAAGGGCATAAACAGTTTTTCTTAGGCCAGCCCACCAACGCCCCTGGCCCCTCGTTTTACCTAGTAGTACTAGCATACCGGACCTCACCAGTGTTACTGATCGGCGCTCTCGTGGGACTAGTGGTGCTCTTTGCACCAAGCTGGAGGTATCGCCTTCCCAACGCCATCTCTTTCATTCCATTGGTTCTTGCCCTTGCCATAGTCCTCCTCGCTATCTCTGTTCAGGCTACTAAGATAGATCGTTATGTCATCCCTCTCTTTCCTGGCCTGGCTCTGCTGACTGCTGCTTCTCTCGTTGCTCTCACCACTCGCCTCTTTCGCATTTTAGTCCCTGCCGCTTTTGCGCTTCAACTCGCTATTCTCCTGCTGCATGCACCGTATTATCTCACCTATTTCAACCCGCTCTTCGGCGGCATCTCCCAAGCTGTTCGGCTTCTCATGATTGGTAATGGTGAGCTTCTCGATCAGGCTGCGAATTGGCTTAATGTCCACGCAACTCCTCAGAAGGCTTCTGTTGCGACTTGGTACAGTCGAAGCTTTGCACCATATTATCATGGGCCAACGCAAGTCTTTTATAGGTGGCTGGATACAAACTACGTCATGTTGTATATTAACCAGATCCAACGTCTGGAACCAAGCCCAAAGCTCATTCGCTACTTCGAGATACAAAGACCGGTGTATGTAATCCATCACGGCGGCGTCGATTACATTCGTATCTACCGCGGTCCTAACGTGCCCTTGTCCGAAGCCTCGCAGTTGCCTAATTCCGTCCGTCTAAACTTTGGCGGTTCTGCTCTTCTGTTGGGCTTTGAGGTGGAGACGCCTGAAGTCACTGCAGGTTATACTGCCACCCTCACGCTTTACTGGCAGGCCATCGCCCCCTTCGATGCGCCCGATTATTCGGTCTACGTGGGGCTTCGCAACCAGGATGGCCAGCGCCTTGCCAAGTCCGATAGTCCCCCCGTCGGGGGCTTTTTGCCCGTCTACCAGTGGCCATGGCCCACACGACAGATCGTCCGCGACGTACACGCCATCCGCATCCCCCCTGGCACCCCGCCTGGTACGTACACTTTAGAAGTTGGTTTCTTCTCCTCTCAGCTTCAAAAAGCATTGGAGATTTACGGCCCGGATGGCCCGCGCGGCACGGCTGCGGCGCTCACTACGCTTACCGTCCGCAGGCCAGAGCATCCTCCATCTCCTGAAACTGATTGGCAGATCGCTCATCGCGTTGACATCCCTGTCGGGGGGATACGCCTAGTCGGCTATGAGTGGCCGCAGCTAGCTAGCGAGGAAGATAGGGGTGGTCGCCCCTTGCTCGCAGGTGAGGCGGTCCCCATCACCTTGCTCTGGCAGGCAAGTGAAACTCCGCCTGTCCAGAGGGCCTCGCTTTACCTGCAGTTGCGAGCCGGCGACGAGGTCTGGCGGCGCGCGCGTGGCCATCCCATCGGTGGGAGCTATCCACCATCCCAGTGGACAACTGGGGAGCTCGTCCGCGAGGTATGGGAGGCCCTGTTGCCTGCCGATGCGCCCAGCGGCCTCTATCAACTTGAGATCGTGGCCGATACGGGCTCACAATTTCCGGTGCCCGTGCTTGGGCTAGGCACCATCGAGTTGCATGCACGTCAGCGCTCCTTTCAGCTGCCCCATCCCGCCTTCTCGCAACGCGCAGATCTAGGCGGTGTCGCTCGCCTTTTGGGATACGAGCTGCCGGCCGTAGCTCAAAGTGGCCAGCCCATCACGGTCACGCTGTACTGGCAGGCACTGAGTGAACCGGACCAGAACTACACTCGCTTTACTCACCTCCTAGCGGATGGCCAGATTGTCGCTCAGCATGATGGTGTGCCGGGGAACGGTGCGTTCCCTACAACTAGTTGGATCGCCGGCGAGATCATGACCGATACCTTTGAGCTTATCCTGCCGGCTACTCTACCCTCAGGTTCCTATCATCTCGTTATTGGCTTCTACGATCCTCTCACCGGCCAGCGTTTGACCACAGCTGAGGGTGCGGATACCATCCCTCTAGTGTCACCGCTACAGGTCCGTTGA
- a CDS encoding SDR family oxidoreductase, with protein sequence MDPKGKVALVTGGAHRVGKAITLALAQAGAHVIINYYTSHEAAQTTAAEARARGVEALAIQADVADLRQVEAMVATAQAHFGRVDILINSASRFEKTPFPTRDLSAWHRVTGILIHGSFYCANAVAPLMLERGTGAIINIVDLSAWQPWPGFAAHSVGKAALLALTRQLALELAPMVRVNAVAPGPVLPPPGYSEEKIARIAQRTLLGRWGTPEDVAEAVLFLIRADYITGEVITVDGGERYGYR encoded by the coding sequence ATGGACCCAAAAGGAAAGGTCGCGCTCGTCACCGGCGGCGCACACCGTGTGGGCAAGGCGATTACGCTGGCGCTGGCGCAGGCAGGTGCGCATGTGATCATCAACTATTACACTTCTCATGAAGCTGCCCAGACGACGGCAGCAGAAGCGCGCGCAAGGGGCGTGGAAGCTCTAGCGATTCAGGCTGATGTGGCAGACCTTCGACAAGTCGAGGCCATGGTGGCAACCGCGCAGGCGCACTTTGGCCGGGTGGACATCTTGATCAACAGTGCTTCTCGCTTTGAAAAGACTCCATTCCCTACCCGTGATCTAAGCGCCTGGCACCGCGTGACCGGCATCCTCATCCACGGCTCGTTTTACTGTGCCAACGCTGTCGCCCCGTTGATGCTGGAGCGGGGTACAGGTGCCATCATCAACATCGTGGACCTCTCGGCCTGGCAACCATGGCCAGGGTTCGCCGCCCACAGCGTGGGCAAGGCCGCGTTGCTTGCGTTGACCCGTCAATTGGCGTTGGAATTGGCTCCTATGGTGCGTGTAAACGCTGTAGCGCCTGGCCCCGTCCTACCACCGCCTGGCTATAGTGAGGAAAAGATCGCCCGTATCGCACAGAGAACTCTGCTCGGACGTTGGGGCACTCCAGAGGACGTGGCAGAGGCTGTGCTGTTCCTGATCCGTGCCGATTATATCACCGGCGAAGTGATCACAGTAGATGGAGGCGAACGATACGGCTATCGATAG
- a CDS encoding glycoside hydrolase family 5 protein — MTLLLILWVILAVVAGCAQVPEGWKFPTATPTPANDPFVQNARLGRGVNLGNALEAPYEGAWGLVLREEYFRLIKEAGFHSVRIPIRWSAHALEKEPYTIDSRFFERVDWAVNQALSQGLLVVINMHHFGELMASPQGQRERFLALWKQIAEHYQGYPPELLFELLNEPSERLTAAIWNELLRDALRVIRASNPDRNVIVGPVQWNNIRALSSLKLPSEDRHLIVTIHYYEPFQFTHQGAEWVAGARAWLGTTWQGTEAERRAIEADFDLAATWAKREGRPLYLGEFGAYSTADMDSRARWTSFVARQAEARGMSWAYWEFGAGFGVYDRARGDWHKPLLEALIPPDDE; from the coding sequence ATGACTTTGCTCTTGATTCTCTGGGTGATTCTAGCAGTGGTGGCTGGATGTGCTCAGGTGCCGGAGGGCTGGAAATTTCCCACGGCTACGCCGACGCCGGCGAATGACCCATTCGTGCAGAATGCCCGACTAGGCCGTGGTGTGAACCTAGGGAACGCGCTCGAAGCCCCTTACGAAGGTGCCTGGGGGCTCGTTTTACGGGAGGAATACTTTCGGCTGATCAAGGAAGCGGGATTTCATTCGGTCCGTATCCCCATCCGTTGGTCAGCTCACGCGCTGGAAAAGGAGCCATACACTATTGACTCGCGGTTTTTCGAGCGGGTAGATTGGGCGGTTAACCAGGCGCTTTCGCAGGGATTGCTAGTGGTCATCAATATGCACCATTTCGGCGAGCTGATGGCGAGTCCCCAAGGACAGCGGGAGCGATTCCTGGCGTTGTGGAAGCAAATCGCGGAGCACTATCAAGGCTACCCGCCAGAGTTATTGTTTGAACTGCTTAACGAACCATCCGAGCGGCTCACGGCAGCGATATGGAACGAGCTGCTGCGGGACGCGCTACGGGTTATCCGGGCCAGCAATCCTGATCGGAACGTCATCGTAGGGCCGGTGCAGTGGAACAATATCCGCGCCCTGTCCAGCCTAAAGTTGCCATCGGAGGATCGCCATCTGATCGTGACCATTCACTACTACGAGCCGTTCCAGTTTACCCATCAGGGGGCCGAGTGGGTAGCCGGGGCAAGGGCGTGGCTGGGGACCACCTGGCAAGGCACCGAGGCGGAAAGGCGCGCTATCGAAGCTGATTTCGATCTGGCTGCGACGTGGGCCAAGCGGGAGGGACGCCCTCTATACCTAGGCGAGTTCGGCGCTTACAGTACGGCCGATATGGACTCGCGGGCGCGCTGGACTAGCTTCGTAGCCCGGCAGGCCGAAGCGCGCGGCATGAGCTGGGCCTACTGGGAGTTCGGCGCGGGATTCGGCGTGTATGATCGAGCTCGGGGGGATTGGCATAAGCCGCTTTTGGAGGCTTTGATCCCTCCTGATGATGAGTAA
- a CDS encoding sugar phosphate isomerase/epimerase: MFALSSMWAQHRFEDVRSLAQAAAVLGFPAVELSHTTTITHVDGVRPGEIPITSVHYPAPAEPSPYRYSADALLSSLDETARRWAVAQGERSLQFAAEMGAQAVCVHLGTVEMPSHLEWALEQRYLGGQVGSPSFLRLRDQIIAERAQRQGPYLDAARRSLDELAATAMRLGVRIGIESRRFYREIPTWEELAVLLRDHDPQTVGFWYDMGHVQVLANLGFHEHQAWLDALADRIVGVHMHDVIGLRDHLPPGLGELDFAYLARHLPATAVRTFELDWYYEGEELQQGLAYARAAGCIP, from the coding sequence ATGTTTGCACTCTCGTCCATGTGGGCTCAGCACCGCTTTGAAGATGTACGCTCGCTGGCGCAAGCCGCCGCCGTGTTAGGCTTCCCGGCTGTCGAGCTCAGCCATACCACCACGATCACTCATGTGGATGGTGTGCGCCCAGGCGAGATCCCGATCACCTCTGTCCACTATCCGGCCCCGGCCGAGCCATCGCCTTACCGTTACTCTGCCGATGCCTTGCTCTCCTCTTTGGATGAAACAGCACGTCGCTGGGCGGTCGCCCAGGGAGAACGTAGCTTGCAGTTCGCCGCCGAGATGGGCGCTCAGGCCGTATGTGTCCACTTGGGGACCGTCGAAATGCCCTCTCACCTTGAGTGGGCGCTCGAACAACGGTATCTTGGCGGGCAGGTAGGATCGCCCTCCTTCCTCCGCCTGCGTGATCAGATCATCGCCGAACGTGCTCAACGCCAGGGTCCTTATTTGGACGCAGCCCGTCGCAGCCTGGACGAGCTGGCTGCGACAGCTATGCGCCTGGGGGTGCGCATCGGCATTGAATCCCGCCGCTTCTATCGGGAGATCCCCACCTGGGAAGAGCTGGCCGTCTTGCTGAGGGATCATGATCCGCAGACGGTGGGCTTCTGGTACGACATGGGGCATGTGCAGGTTCTAGCCAACCTGGGCTTCCACGAGCATCAGGCCTGGCTTGATGCCCTCGCCGACCGCATCGTGGGGGTGCATATGCACGATGTCATCGGCTTGCGCGATCATTTGCCGCCCGGCCTAGGAGAGCTTGACTTCGCCTACCTCGCCCGCCATCTGCCGGCGACTGCCGTCCGCACGTTTGAGTTAGACTGGTACTATGAAGGCGAAGAGCTTCAGCAGGGCCTGGCCTATGCTCGAGCGGCCGGTTGTATACCCTAG
- a CDS encoding ABC transporter permease, producing the protein MTQYIVRRLLQAVPLLLIITFLLFALIQEMGDPLSFYAGRGRIRPEDRVRLTRQLGLDQPLAVRYLIWLKNMATGNWGNSLATRQPVIRMIAERLPNTLLLMLSAEVVIVICSLLLGTYSALRRHSLLDHILTTLSLIGYSMPVFWVALTLIYIFGVHFKRWGLPYLPTGGVYDPAVGKTVPQVLWHLILPVATLSIISISGYTRYIRATLLEVVHEDYIRTARAKGLRERVILFRHALKNAAIPFVTLLGLDLPFLLGGAIVTESIFAWPGMGRLFWEHAGKADYPVLMAILLLISVAVVVFQLLADICYTWLDPRIRYH; encoded by the coding sequence ATGACGCAGTACATTGTCCGTCGCCTCCTGCAAGCGGTCCCCTTGCTGTTGATTATCACGTTCCTGCTGTTCGCCCTGATACAGGAAATGGGCGATCCGCTCTCGTTCTACGCTGGCCGCGGCCGTATCCGTCCGGAGGACCGGGTGCGATTGACCCGGCAGCTTGGACTAGATCAGCCGCTGGCAGTGCGTTATCTGATCTGGCTCAAGAACATGGCTACCGGTAACTGGGGTAACTCACTAGCTACGCGTCAGCCTGTGATCCGGATGATCGCTGAGCGGCTGCCCAACACGCTGCTCCTGATGCTCTCGGCCGAGGTAGTGATCGTGATCTGTTCACTCCTGCTGGGCACTTACTCTGCACTGCGGCGGCACTCGCTGCTGGACCACATCCTGACCACACTCTCCCTGATCGGTTACTCGATGCCGGTGTTCTGGGTAGCGCTGACGCTGATCTATATCTTCGGCGTCCACTTCAAGCGCTGGGGACTGCCCTATCTGCCCACAGGAGGAGTGTATGACCCCGCAGTGGGCAAAACGGTGCCCCAGGTGTTGTGGCATCTGATCCTACCGGTCGCCACCCTCTCCATCATCTCGATCTCGGGATATACCCGGTACATCCGGGCCACTCTGTTAGAGGTGGTGCATGAGGATTATATCCGCACGGCACGGGCCAAAGGGCTACGAGAGCGAGTGATCCTCTTTCGCCATGCGCTCAAAAATGCAGCGATCCCCTTTGTCACGCTTTTGGGACTGGACCTGCCCTTCCTATTAGGAGGAGCTATTGTCACCGAATCCATCTTCGCCTGGCCGGGCATGGGGAGGCTCTTCTGGGAGCATGCCGGCAAGGCCGACTATCCTGTGTTGATGGCGATCTTGCTGTTGATCTCTGTAGCGGTCGTAGTCTTTCAGCTCTTGGCTGACATCTGCTATACCTGGCTAGACCCGCGTATCCGATATCATTAG
- a CDS encoding ABC transporter permease translates to MAQLQAADIPLRPRLAMAELPEIGLLQRAWRRFRRHRMACLSALILALILAYVTLGALILDESYANQTNLTRGLQAPSWAHPFGTDRTGRDVLARTIYGGQISLLVGILSVMVSVGIGTAIGALAGFYGRWMDSLLMRFTEAMLNIPQLFLLIVLSKLLSSELRSLTILGRTFDGSMVIVIGIIGVTSWMYEARLVRANFLSLKEQEFVTAARATGVKNYRIILRHILPNTMAPILVSATLGVANAILTEAYASFLGLGVQPPTASWGSMLEDALPYLETAPWLWLFPGSLILLTVISINFLGDGLRDALDPRTMDRKGGG, encoded by the coding sequence ATGGCACAGTTGCAGGCGGCGGATATCCCGTTGCGGCCTCGGCTGGCCATGGCCGAGCTGCCGGAGATCGGGCTGCTGCAGAGGGCCTGGCGCCGCTTTCGGCGACATCGGATGGCGTGTCTGAGCGCGCTGATACTTGCTCTGATCTTGGCATATGTGACGCTGGGAGCGCTTATCCTGGACGAAAGTTATGCCAATCAAACGAATCTGACGCGGGGGCTGCAGGCTCCATCATGGGCACATCCCTTCGGGACCGATCGCACAGGACGGGATGTGCTAGCGCGAACGATCTATGGTGGGCAAATTTCGTTGCTTGTTGGCATCCTCTCGGTGATGGTCTCGGTGGGGATTGGCACGGCGATCGGCGCGCTGGCGGGGTTTTACGGCCGATGGATGGACAGCCTCCTAATGCGGTTCACCGAGGCGATGTTGAACATTCCACAGCTCTTTCTCTTGATCGTTCTGAGCAAACTGCTGAGCTCGGAGCTCAGGTCTCTCACGATCCTAGGACGCACGTTCGATGGGAGCATGGTGATCGTGATCGGCATCATTGGTGTCACAAGCTGGATGTATGAGGCCCGGCTGGTGCGAGCGAATTTCCTATCGCTGAAGGAGCAGGAGTTCGTCACGGCGGCCCGCGCTACAGGGGTGAAGAACTATCGGATCATCCTGCGCCACATCTTACCCAACACAATGGCGCCGATCCTCGTGTCAGCCACCCTAGGGGTGGCCAATGCGATCCTGACTGAGGCCTACGCGAGCTTCTTGGGGCTAGGGGTACAACCGCCGACGGCCAGTTGGGGCAGTATGCTGGAGGATGCGCTGCCGTACCTAGAGACGGCGCCATGGCTGTGGCTCTTTCCCGGTTCGCTGATCCTGCTAACCGTAATCTCCATTAATTTCCTAGGCGATGGTCTACGAGATGCCTTGGACCCGCGGACCATGGACCGCAAGGGAGGAGGATGA